From a region of the Zingiber officinale cultivar Zhangliang chromosome 4B, Zo_v1.1, whole genome shotgun sequence genome:
- the LOC121974871 gene encoding HVA22-like protein i isoform X2, whose protein sequence is MLQDCRVKQAGHRAASFLVPVLVCSCCLLCERVIRILVAVLTVLERVGDNFISWIPMYGEAKLAFFVYLWCPRTKGTTYIYETFFRPYMSKHEKEIDQNLLELRTRVGDFAILYVHKVANYGQTRFFEILQYATSQSASQPSKARPVERSQTEKIALGQALSQQIPRTKSTSASAGEPAEQAKQPSRVSSSPTRIQRQEPVKTDIPHPSEATAKVPSSLSQSNTETTTLQVAIGEKETQQVAIAKQNGNEKEKQDHSPVEETPIEGAIRVTRARLRNRAATSGSSAC, encoded by the exons ATGCTTCAAGATTGTAGAGTTAAACAAGCCGGACATAGAGCAGCTTCTTTTTTGGTGCCAGTACTGGTGTGTTCATGTTGCTTGTTATGTGAAAGGGTGATCAG GATTTTAGTTGCTGTTCTGACTGTTCTTGAAAGAGTGGGGGACAATTTTATTTCATG GATACCTATGTATGGTGAAGCAAAGTTGGCATTCTTTGTGTATCTTTGGTGTCCTAGAACAAAG GGGACAACATATATTTATGAAACCTTCTTTCGACCATACATGTCAAAGCATGAGAAAGAGATAGATCAAAACTTACTTGAGCTGAGAACAAGGGTTGGGGATTTTGCCATCCTTTACGTTCACAAGGTTGCAAACTATGGCCAGACAAGGTTTTTTGAGATCCTACAGTATGCCACATCACAATCAGCCTCACAGCCATCCAAGGCTCGTCCTGTTgag CGATCACAGACAGAAAAGATAGCACTGGGACAGGCACTGTCTCAACAAATTCCTCGAACAAAATCAACATCAGCTAGTGCTGGTGAGCCAGCAGAGCAAGCTAAGCAACCCAGCAGAGTATCATCCAGCCCCACCAGAATCCAACGTCAGGAACCAGTAAAGACAGATATTCCTCATCCGTCAGAGGCAACTGCCAAAGTTCCATCATCATTGAGTCAATCAAACACCGAAACTACTACCCTTCAAGTAGCCATAGGTGAAAAGGAAACACAACAGGTTGCAATTGCCAAACAAAATGGCAATGAAAAAGAAAAGCAAGATCACAGCCCTGTTGAAGAGACACCTATAGAGGGGGCTATACGTGTGACTCGTGCTAGGTTGAGAAATCGAGCTGCTACTTCTGGTTCATCTGCTTGCTAG
- the LOC121974871 gene encoding putative HVA22-like protein g isoform X1 has translation MIGSLVNRSLALILGYAYPAYECFKIVELNKPDIEQLLFWCQYWILVAVLTVLERVGDNFISWIPMYGEAKLAFFVYLWCPRTKGTTYIYETFFRPYMSKHEKEIDQNLLELRTRVGDFAILYVHKVANYGQTRFFEILQYATSQSASQPSKARPVERSQTEKIALGQALSQQIPRTKSTSASAGEPAEQAKQPSRVSSSPTRIQRQEPVKTDIPHPSEATAKVPSSLSQSNTETTTLQVAIGEKETQQVAIAKQNGNEKEKQDHSPVEETPIEGAIRVTRARLRNRAATSGSSAC, from the exons ATGATCGGGAGTCTCGTCAACAGAAGTCTTGC GTTGATTCTTGGATATGCATACCCCGCTTACGAATGCTTCAAGATTGTAGAGTTAAACAAGCCGGACATAGAGCAGCTTCTTTTTTGGTGCCAGTACTG GATTTTAGTTGCTGTTCTGACTGTTCTTGAAAGAGTGGGGGACAATTTTATTTCATG GATACCTATGTATGGTGAAGCAAAGTTGGCATTCTTTGTGTATCTTTGGTGTCCTAGAACAAAG GGGACAACATATATTTATGAAACCTTCTTTCGACCATACATGTCAAAGCATGAGAAAGAGATAGATCAAAACTTACTTGAGCTGAGAACAAGGGTTGGGGATTTTGCCATCCTTTACGTTCACAAGGTTGCAAACTATGGCCAGACAAGGTTTTTTGAGATCCTACAGTATGCCACATCACAATCAGCCTCACAGCCATCCAAGGCTCGTCCTGTTgag CGATCACAGACAGAAAAGATAGCACTGGGACAGGCACTGTCTCAACAAATTCCTCGAACAAAATCAACATCAGCTAGTGCTGGTGAGCCAGCAGAGCAAGCTAAGCAACCCAGCAGAGTATCATCCAGCCCCACCAGAATCCAACGTCAGGAACCAGTAAAGACAGATATTCCTCATCCGTCAGAGGCAACTGCCAAAGTTCCATCATCATTGAGTCAATCAAACACCGAAACTACTACCCTTCAAGTAGCCATAGGTGAAAAGGAAACACAACAGGTTGCAATTGCCAAACAAAATGGCAATGAAAAAGAAAAGCAAGATCACAGCCCTGTTGAAGAGACACCTATAGAGGGGGCTATACGTGTGACTCGTGCTAGGTTGAGAAATCGAGCTGCTACTTCTGGTTCATCTGCTTGCTAG